Sequence from the Peromyscus eremicus chromosome 4, PerEre_H2_v1, whole genome shotgun sequence genome:
CCTTCTGAAAACTTAAAGCAGTTTTACTATCTAATGATATCTTATAATCTTACAAGTTCTGTGTCTCTCAACTTGGAGAAGTATGGTGTTCACAGATCACTAAACTTACTCTAATATTGTCTGATTATCTTTATATTATTAGATGCTGCATTTTCCCAAGATATCAACAATACAATAAGAAAGTAGTTAATAGAGATTGGAGAGAAATGAGAGCACATAGAGTTAGAATAATCATAGTTCATTGATAATTCACAAAATTCATAAAAAGTTATGTGAAAATGTCACTGATGTTCAAGGGTAAGTGCACTGAATTTTGAACACAATGAAATTACGCTTTTATGTAAACACTGTATTTATATTTCACAATAAAGAGAAAGGTGCCTTGTTTTACAAATGTCATTAATTATCCTAGAATACTCAAAATCAAGTTACCTATCAGTTACTTTATAGTTGGAAAGTGGTATTAGAGGGCTTAGAGACAAACAGATAAGTTTGCCCTACAGCTTTGCTACTTTATTGAATTTATTGACACAGGAAAATCAATAAgcattattttcaacaaaatataaTGTCTTTAAAGTACTTAACACCAAAATTACACAATACTTGCTAATAACTTAATTTTCTAATCTTCCAACTTCAAACCTAGCAGTATAATGAAAAAGTACAGAAATTAAGATAAGGAATAATTAAAGGAAGAaagtcaaggaaggaaggaagaaaagattgaGAAGcaggaaaataatttcatgaataAATTATTCAAACTATTACATGAAAGCACACCTTCTAGAGTAGAAAGCCAGTAAATATATGACAATATGTAACATCTTCAAGCCTGTCAATATATGAATGTTAGGAGATGCAATTCAATGGATTAGTCAAAAGTTAAAGGAAAGACATAATGCTAACAATGTGTCTTAAGCACATGTGTTCTCAGTTTATTCAATGAATAGTTTCTCTCACACTTTGTAGTGGACTTGGTTCAACTCTGTTCATACACAGTCAACAACAGACTTGTGTCTAAAaattctgtgtttgtgtctgaaaTATGATAATAGGTTGTCATTCTGGAATTATGATAGTCAAATAAAGAGACTCTAACTATGTCTCAGATATTCATTGGAGAAAATTGTCTCTGATTTCATAAAGAAAAACGTAGATTTAAGGCCTAAAAATGTAAGGAGAATATTTGCTAATAATATTTTTAGACAATATACTCATTTTGATACTACACATATTGTCTTTCAGATGTGTGAAACTGTTGACCCATCATTCTACATTAAGGAACCTTCCCACCTAAGACACAgtatataaacacatggaatatgtgttttaaatttgGGTTGGATAAGTTGCTGAGATTTCAGTTTGCATTATTTCTGCTTacttgataatttaaaaaaattatcttctaTTCCAAGAGTTCTTGATTCGGCCCTCTTTATGTAAGCCATTAGTGAAGTGTACTAAATGGAAGATGCAAACCAGACTCTTGTATCTGAGTTTATTTTTCAAGGACTCTGTGCCTCAAGAGAACTACAGATCTTCCTCCTGCTGCCATTTGCCACCCTCTACCTGATGACTGTGGTAGGTAACCTCTTTGTCGTGATATTAATCATCACTGATCATCATCTCCATTCTCCCATGTACTTTCTGTTAGCTAATCTCTCATTTGTTGACTTCTGCCTTTCCTCAGTAAATACACCCAAATTGATCACAGACCTCTTAAAAGATAATAAAGCCATTTCCTTTGGGGGGTGCATGAGCCAGATCCTCGGTGTGCATTTCTTTGGAGGGGGTGAGATGGTACTTCTTGTAACAATGGCCTATGACCGATATGTGGCCATCTGCAGGCCACTCCACTACACCAGCATCATGGATGGACAGAAATGCATCTGGCTTGTTTTGATATCATGGATCATTGGATTTATACATGCCATTAGTCAACTGATTCTGATTTTGGAACTACCTTTCTGTGGACCTAGGGTAATAGACAGCTTTTTCTGTGATATTCCTTTGGTGATGAAATTAGCCTGCACGAATACTGATACTCTTGGAATCGTGATAAAAGCTGACAGTGGTGTTTTAGCAACAACTTGCTTCATTCTCTTGCTGATATCTTACACTTACATTCTACTAACTGTTCAGCTTCACTCTAAAGATGGCTCATCAAAGGCACTCTCTACCTGTACATCCCATATCATAGTGGTTGTGCTGTTTTTTGGGCCCATCATTTTCATCTATCTGTGGCCAGTCAACATCACTTGGGTTGACAAGTTTCTTGCTGTGTTTTATACAGTCATCACACCTCTCCTGAATCCTGCCATCTATACACTGagaaataaagatattaaaaatgcCATAAAGAAGCTGATAAATCACATGTGAATTTGGggataatttttaaagttcttatgTAATAAGATATTTCAGATTACACAACACTTTAACCACGTTTCAACTAGAAATTCTATCTTACAATTTCATTTCTGCAAGCTATTTGTTAGTATTAATGTATGTTCATTAAAATAACTATTATTAAAATATGTTCAAAAGTCTCACACTTATGGTTTCACCACTTAGAGTAATACTTCAGCATAATCTTTTGTGCCTGAAGATTAGAAGATGATAAAAATGATGCAAATATGATAATCATGAAAACTTACTGAATATTTCCAGTGTTTCCAACACTGTCTGATCACTAGATTATTATTGATCACTTGATTATTATtaagaatatattattttaattacttataaatatttccttttagaaCATTTTTGTATAGCATTATATGCCAATCTTAATTCTAATTTTATTACAGAAGATGGTGAAGAAATTTGCAAAATCTACATCTTCTTAGAAATCAAAATGATTAACAAGTAAAAATCATAATGCAGTTGTCTCATCTTCATATAATTTCTGTCAGTTAAGTCTTAACTATTCATataaattaagaatttttctttattttattccttaTCTGAAAGAACAAAGTGTTTATAGTATTTGAATGTACTTCCATCAATTTATTTGCATTATCATTGTTTTACTTTATATGATGAAATAATGTAACTACCAAGGCTAGTTAGGTAAATATTATATGCTCTTggaatatcatatatatatatatattcatatatgtattatCTACCATTTGATAATGTATTTAATTTGTGGGACAAAaccatatgtatacatgtttatcATTATTTGATATCTAGTTTATACTCAGAGATAAAAGTCATAATTTCTTTAATATCATGTCCTAATGTTTATGAGTTAATGGTTACAATCAACTTGTATGTGTATTCAAATAAGTTAAATAGACCTTTACAAATTATCTAACAAAACATGCAAATGCCTTCATTGTGTTTTCCAGAAATCAGTTGATTACAGGCAAGCATGCTTATGTCTGATCATGTACCTTGATGGGTACATATGATGGAGGTTGGGGTATCTTATCCAAAAAATTTTCACTCAACTGTGTTGCTATATTTAACTCTCAATAATTTTAAatcatcatatttattttattaaatatgttaTTTGACAATATCTGCTAAACCTGATGGCATTTGGTCACTACACCTGACCTTTTATTTCCCTCCTACTCATATTGACACCCCTCCCAATACACACAGGAGTCCCTCtctacatttatgtatttttgttttacttgttgGTCCACTGGTTTAACCATAGCCATCTGTGTTCCCATTGGTTTGTAACTATGCCTATGGAATGGTGAGCTCATCAATGAATCACAACCAGAGAAAATGTCTGGCCTTGCCCCCAAATCATCAGGAACTTGCAGTTCAGCAAGGAGGTTCAGGACTACATAGCCTACTCCTTGATCTACAATTGATTACTATTATTTGTGTGGGGCCCATAGTAGGCAGCCTTGAAATTATGACTATATTGGTGTCTTGCCAGCAAAAGAGCATTCCACAGCCTTTCTCACTTTTTCAGAGATCTTACGTTCTCTGACCCCTTCTTCATAGATCAAATCACCGTTATAAGTTATTTGAAGCATACACACCACTTGTTCTCCCCTGTCCACAGACACACTATAACAACAGAACATCTTGAGTACTTCTTGCTAAACTACATAGACTGTAAAATAAGCTCTTATTACTCATATGATTTCCAGtaatacaattttaattaaattttagctATTCAATGAAATTTCTTCTAAGTAATCTGTCTTTCAACAAGAAGTGCAATGGAGGGCAGTGGTATGCTTCCTTGGGTAAGGAGCTTGAAGCCAAGACAGAGGATTTGAGTTGAATCCTCAAAATCTACACAGTAGAAAGAGAAACCAACTTCCACTAGTTGATTTTGTAGGTGGTTAAAATTAAGAGATTTGTGGGGGGCAGGGGTCACCAAAGAGACTTCAGACTTTCAAACTGTGTTGAGACTgtaaaagactatggggactGAAGTCAGACTAAGTGTCTTTTGTATTATCTTATTGCCAGACACTATAGCTATTGgaacatggtggtttgaatgaaaatgtctacCATAGTCTCATATATTTCGGTTTGGTATGTAGTTAGTGGAACTATTCAAAAAGGattgggagatgtggccttgttggaggaggtgtgtcactatgggaaagctttgagctttcaaaagtcCATATCATTCCCAATtagcccccttctctctctctctctctctctctctctctctctctctctctctctctctctctctctttttctctctctctctttctctcccatactTATggatgagatgtgagctctcaggcaCTACTCCAGTGCATTCCTGCCTGTCTGTCACAAATGCTTGCTGCCATATAGCaatggactctaatcctctggaactataagccactAAGATAACTGCTTTCTTTTATACATTGCTTTGGTTATTAGTGTTTTGTCATGCagtagaagagtaactaagaaaATTAGAGTAAAATTGGAAGAGGTTGTGTTTTATCTAATCATAACATATATCAGCTATACAGACAAACTTTAAATGTTCCATATTTGATGAGCAAAACTGCTAGATCTAAATCAGATGGAAGCAAAAATGACCTCTTATGGGTCATAAATTTTATCTTGTGTTATAAAATATGTGTTTCCAAATGCAAGAAGGCAAGCAGGTGAAACTCAAAGAAAACCATCAAATAAATCCAAAATGAATTTATCTGATTAATAAATTGTTTTGGAAGACTGTGAAAAACCACTTAAGTATACACCATAAATGAATAATTTAGAGTATATAAtagttgttttgtattttagCTAAATATGTATTagtatttcttatattttattatttttattaatacaaatCAGATATTATCAATGATTCTGGTAAGTCAGAAAATCAATGAGCACCAAATCTCAAAGTTAAGAAAACATTTTGTAGTCACATAGTTATTGGTTATCAAATGGAACAGCCAATTTGTCTATTATTCTATTTTGAATCTGCTAAGCATTGACTGTTGAGAAAAACAGTATTCAGGGAAGACAGTTtctataaaaaactaaaaatgaaatagaTATTGAATGTTATTCCCAGTCATATTAATTGGTTGTGTTGTTGCACATACACATAAGGACCATTTGAACCTGTGTTCCCTTCATCAGGTGAGTGATGAATTGGAGAAGGAGTAAAACTCCCTGTGCTTCTCATTGCTCAAAGACACTGAGAGTGGAATCTATGCCTGCTCAGGTTGGAAGAGCACAATTCTCTGGTCTTCTAGCAGTAGGTCACACTACCCTCATCTTGTTCTGTATTTTGTTCTTCATAATATACTTTTTCATCTTGATGTTTCTACCCCAGCTCACCTACATAAATGATTTTCAATTAAGTTCATTTGTAACCTTTGGTTCCTTTCCTCAGGAAAGGAACTGAGTTGAGAGGAATTCAAATATTCTTCAAAGCAGTAATATTTCAAAGTAATAGGTAAAATTTTTTTGATAGTTCTGACTCATTTCTTTCCAAAAAAATAAGATCATAATTTTAAATCAATGTTTGTATCATGGCCATCTCATTGTAATTCAATTATTGCTTTAAAACTCAAAAGCCCTAGGACTCTTTCATATACAACAGCAAATTTGTATGATAGACAAAACTGATTTAGTATTAATGCAAGAATATTATATTGTGTTAGATACTGAAAATTCCTCCTTTACATACTTCATGTTTCTATGCATTGACTTGGctacatattatttttaatgagaaaaattataaatattgtgTTAAAATACATCAACTCATATTTGAAAGAATAAACTGGAATAGTCATTTAATTCCTATTAgattgggctggcaagatggatcAGTGTATAAAGGGGCTTTTCATATTTTAAGTTTCCTGGTGTGACTATAATTTGAAATGTGTTTTAAAGAGTTGTCAATTTGcatccttatttatttttggtaaaaTCATCATTGTTTAAATATTACAAGTTTGTGGCACATTCTACACTATTACATATATTCTGGTTGCTTGCTCTAGAactcactgtttatttcttcaaattttaTGTTGTCCATACTGTATTATTCCATGACATTTCCACTACTTTTCAGGAGTTTTGCTGTTAGTCCATGGATTAGCCCTCTGGGAACTGATAGTTTCATAACTctgaaatgtttttattactatggtttGATTTCTAAGTTTACTAGGGGCTTCATgtattagaatattttaaggCAATGTATGCAACATCTATGcttatgtcattttcctaagtgttAGAGACTTTACTCATTTGCTCAGATTATCTTGTTACCTATAATATCTCTCCTTTGTCTTAATTTGGGAGGCAGGTATGTAATTTGGTAATTAATAACTAAATTTTGGTACTTGCTTTCAAGCAGCATCCAATGATTCAGATGTGTGTCTGCTTAACAAAATACTGTTAATACATAGCTCAAAAAAAAGGTAAGTTTTACTACCCTCATCTTGTTATATGTTTTGTTCTTCTCAATCTATTTTTTCATCTTGATGTTTCTACCTCAGGTCATCtacataaatgatttttaattaagTTCCTTTGTAGCCTTTggctttttttgtcttgtttggtttgtttttgtttgttttgttttttattattcatttatttatttaacatccaGACCATATTTTTCACTCCCTCGCCTCCTCCCAAGCCCTATCCCCactctctctctgactcacccCCATCCTCTGTTTTTACTCAGAAAAGGGAAGGCCTACCATGGATATTGACAAAATATGCTATATTAACTTGTAGTAATACTAAGGACCCTGCCTAGTATaggctgggtaaggcaacccaATGTGAGGAATAGGGTCACAAAAGCCAGCACAAAAGTCAAAGACAACCCATGCTCCCACTGATAGGAGTtatacaagaagaccaagctgcacaactgtcacatatatgcagagtacctaggtcagtccaatacaggctccctggttgttggttcagtctctgtgagctcctataaacccaggttaattgattctgtggatGGATTTTCTTATGATGTTCTTGACCTCTCATGTTCCTACaatccattcttcctttcttcagcaggatttaCCCAAGCTCAGCTTAATGTtagactgtggatctctgcatctgtttttacCAGTTCCTGGATGAAGCTTCCCTTATGACTATTGGGCTAGGTCccaatctataagtatagcagaatgttgttaagCATCATTACTGTAGCAGAAAGTTTCTCCaaatgaatctctcccacctacaGTCCTgaagccacttacaaaataatcactcagaggcttaatatcaattacaaattgtatggcctatggctcaagcttcttgctatctagctcttacaacttaactcaactcattcttattaatctacattttgccacatggcttcttGGCATTATCTGTTCTCtcatatcttgcttcttctggtagCAGCTCAGAGCATCTgccttgactccacccttcttcatttccatctttcagtttgaatgtactgttttgtggtgatattttatttgtgctctaataaataaaacttacctggagaacagagaaaaaaagccagccattatattaaacagaagtcaggcaatggtagcacacacttttaattctatcacttggcagacagggatctgtctggatctctgtgagttcaaggccacactgggaaacagagccaggcatggtgatacatgcctttaatcccagcaccaaccatagaggtctggaggtctatacagacagacaaaaagtgacagagctgggcaagaagagaaagtgaaataaCTGAGCTGAGAGAGcgaatgagagaacagaacaataAGGCATATAGGTATCGGTATACAGGAGTAGGTCTCtggggaagctgtggagttggtgaggtgaggttagctgtggctttctctatttccctgatctctcaggttttcaccccaatatctggctccatgttttttatttaataagaccatttagaagtCATCTATACTGTTTacccttattctgcctcaccattggccaagcaGCTTTGTttgtcaaccaatgagagcagcacatgttcacagcatatagaaagatatcccacagcacattacATTAACAATTTTTCTCCAATAGTGTTTGGTTATATCCCAGGTAACTGGGCCATGCAGCCTCTGGGTTCTGGGTACTCCAAATAGTGTTAGGGGTAGGCTCattcttgtggcatgggtctcaggctgaaCCAGTCATTGGTTAGCCACTCCTACAAACTATGTGTCACCCTTACCCCAGTATATCCTGTAGGCcagacagactgtaggtcaaaggttatgtggctctgttggtgtcccagtcccccCACTGGTAGTCTTGCATGGTCAcaggaggtggccagttcaggctacttacCCAATTTTGCTAGAATTTTTGGCTGAAACTGTCCATAGGACAAAacagtagcctacagaatgggaacatATCTTTACAatccccatatctgacagagggctgattgccaaaatatataaagaactcaagaaactagacatcaaaagaaacaaataatccaaGTAAAAACTGGGGTACAGATcaaaacagagagttctcagcagaagaatctcaaatggccaaaaacaacacttaaagaaatatacaatatccttagccatcagagaaatgcaaatcaaaactactttgagatttcattttaacCCTGTCTGAATGGCTTAGATGAATAATGCAAATGACAGCTCGTGCTGCCCTGCAGAGTAACTGGAACACTCTTGCATTGCTGGGgggactgcaaacttgtacagccactatggaaatcaatatggtgttcctcataaaattgggaatcaatctacctcaagaatcAGCTAtaccaaaagatgctcaatcgtATCACAAGTACACTTGCTCAGttttgttcatagcagctttatttgtaataatcagaacctggaaacaacctagatatcccccaattgaagaatgaataaagaaattgtggtacatttacacaatggaggattactcagctgttaaaaaaatattgACATCACAAAATTCtaaggcaag
This genomic interval carries:
- the LOC131908443 gene encoding olfactory receptor 4K3-like, which translates into the protein MEDANQTLVSEFIFQGLCASRELQIFLLLPFATLYLMTVVGNLFVVILIITDHHLHSPMYFLLANLSFVDFCLSSVNTPKLITDLLKDNKAISFGGCMSQILGVHFFGGGEMVLLVTMAYDRYVAICRPLHYTSIMDGQKCIWLVLISWIIGFIHAISQLILILELPFCGPRVIDSFFCDIPLVMKLACTNTDTLGIVIKADSGVLATTCFILLLISYTYILLTVQLHSKDGSSKALSTCTSHIIVVVLFFGPIIFIYLWPVNITWVDKFLAVFYTVITPLLNPAIYTLRNKDIKNAIKKLINHM